A stretch of the Arvicola amphibius chromosome 8, mArvAmp1.2, whole genome shotgun sequence genome encodes the following:
- the LOC119821315 gene encoding LOW QUALITY PROTEIN: flavin reductase (NADPH)-like (The sequence of the model RefSeq protein was modified relative to this genomic sequence to represent the inferred CDS: inserted 1 base in 1 codon): MTVKKIAIFGATGRTGLTTLAQAVQAGYEVTVLVRDSSRLPAEGPQPAHVVVGDVRQAADVDKTVAGQDAVIVLLGTGNDLSPTTVMSEGTRNIVAAMKAHGVDKXFLLWDPTKVPPRLQDVTADHIRMHKVLQESGLKYVAVMPPHIGDQPLTGAYTVTLDGRGPSRVISKHDLGHFMLRCLTTNEYDGHNTYPSHQYE; this comes from the exons ATGACTGTCAAGAAGATCGCGATCTTCGGTGCCACCGGCAGGACCGGGCTCACCACATTGGCGCAGGCGGTGCAAGCAGGTTATGAGGTGACGGTGCTGGTTCGTGACTCCAGCAGGCTTCCAGCAGAGGGGCCCCAGCCAGCCCACGTGGTGGTAGGAGATGTTCGGCAGGCGGCCGATGTGGACAAGACCGTGGCTGGGCAGGATGCTGTCATCGTGCTGCTGGGCACTGGCAACGACCTCAGTCCCACCACAGTAATGTCCGAGGGCACCCGGAACATTGTGGCAGCCATGAAGGCGCATGGAGTGGACA CCTTCCTACTATGGGACCCAACCAAGGTGCCCCCACGCCTACAGGATGTGACTGCTGACCATATCCGGATGCATAAGGTGCTACAGGAGTCTGGCCTGAAATACGTGGCTGTGATGCCCCCACACATAGGGGATCAGCCGCTAACTGGAGCCTACACAGTGACCCTGGATGGACGAGGGCCCTCAAGGGTGATATCTAAGCATGACCTGGGCCACTTCATGCTACGCTGCCTTACCACCAATGAGTACGACGGACACAACACCTACCCCTCCCACCAGTATGAGTAG